A genomic segment from uncultured Desulfuromonas sp. encodes:
- a CDS encoding MazG family protein, with protein sequence MENPVSTSRAPKPQKGYKFMPYTDDHLGTSLVELNHIIKTLRSPSGCPWDRKQTAESIKKHLLEETYEVLDAIDQEQPKDICSELGDLLMQIYFLALIYEERNLFTLLDISETIQEKLIRRHPHVFAGQSELSDDQINQQWEQIKAIERQQTQSHKTHQPTIEPLPALLAAQKWEKKYPHPPLSIEEISQQFFELENTTNHSTVETIIGKLLANCVRLAEHHQVDAETSLRQYLINTAQKTE encoded by the coding sequence GTGGAAAATCCGGTCTCGACAAGCAGAGCCCCTAAACCTCAAAAAGGCTATAAATTCATGCCATACACAGATGATCATCTTGGTACTTCCCTGGTAGAACTTAACCATATCATTAAAACTCTGCGTTCCCCTTCCGGATGCCCCTGGGACCGTAAACAAACCGCAGAGTCCATCAAAAAACATCTCCTTGAAGAGACCTATGAAGTCCTTGATGCCATTGACCAGGAGCAGCCTAAAGACATTTGCAGTGAACTTGGCGATCTCCTCATGCAAATCTATTTTTTGGCGTTGATTTATGAAGAAAGGAATCTTTTTACATTGTTGGACATTAGTGAAACGATTCAGGAAAAGCTGATCCGTCGCCACCCGCATGTCTTTGCCGGACAATCAGAGCTCAGTGACGACCAGATCAATCAGCAGTGGGAACAGATCAAGGCCATCGAAAGACAACAAACACAATCCCACAAAACGCACCAGCCAACCATTGAACCTCTGCCGGCACTACTTGCTGCACAGAAATGGGAGAAAAAATACCCCCACCCTCCTCTTTCCATAGAAGAAATCTCACAACAGTTCTTTGAATTGGAAAACACGACAAACCATTCGACAGTGGAAACAATCATCGGTAAGCTGCTAGCAAATTGCGTGCGGCTGGCTGAACACCATCAGGTCGATGCTGAAACAAGTTTGAGACAATACCTTATCAATACTGCGCAAAAGACAGAATAA
- the plsX gene encoding phosphate acyltransferase PlsX, whose translation MKSIVIAVDAMGGDNAPAVEVEGAVAAARKWGMAIVLVGDKTRIEQELATHDVTGLDLRIHHASEIVTMDDSASDAVRKKKDSSIRVAFDLVKQGEALAVVSAGNSGATMAAGMFVTKRINGIERPAIATIVPNLQGQTLVLDVGGNVDCKPIHLEHFAIMGHVYVRQIMGKSHPRIGLLSNGSEAKKGNELTRETHQLLKQLDLNYIGYVEGRDVYSGDVDVVVCDGFVGNVVLKVSEGLAEAIGTMLRQELKSRFLARIGYLLSRPAFQAFKKKIDYAEYGGAPLLGICGTGIICHGGSNVKALTNAIGQAADSIQKAVNDTLVKELHELSSQPEVTAVAAVAGK comes from the coding sequence ATGAAATCAATCGTGATTGCGGTTGACGCTATGGGTGGCGACAATGCTCCGGCTGTTGAAGTCGAGGGTGCTGTCGCTGCAGCTCGTAAATGGGGCATGGCGATTGTTCTGGTTGGCGATAAAACGCGGATTGAACAAGAATTGGCAACTCACGATGTGACGGGTTTGGATCTTCGGATTCATCATGCCTCAGAAATTGTCACGATGGACGATTCCGCTTCCGATGCAGTACGGAAGAAAAAGGATTCGTCTATTCGTGTTGCATTTGATCTGGTTAAGCAGGGCGAAGCCCTGGCGGTGGTCAGTGCCGGCAACTCCGGTGCTACCATGGCCGCAGGCATGTTTGTCACTAAGAGAATCAACGGGATAGAACGCCCGGCGATTGCGACCATCGTGCCTAACTTACAGGGGCAGACACTTGTTCTCGATGTCGGCGGCAATGTTGATTGCAAACCGATCCATCTAGAGCATTTTGCCATCATGGGTCATGTCTATGTTCGCCAAATTATGGGCAAGAGCCATCCGCGGATCGGTTTGTTGTCCAACGGTTCCGAGGCAAAAAAGGGTAATGAACTGACGCGCGAGACCCATCAACTGCTCAAGCAGCTTGATCTAAACTATATTGGTTACGTTGAGGGGCGTGACGTTTATAGTGGCGATGTTGATGTCGTGGTTTGTGACGGGTTTGTCGGTAACGTTGTGCTCAAAGTCTCAGAAGGCCTTGCCGAGGCCATAGGCACCATGCTGCGCCAGGAGTTGAAATCACGTTTCTTGGCTCGCATCGGTTACCTGTTGTCTCGTCCGGCGTTTCAGGCATTCAAAAAGAAAATTGATTATGCTGAATATGGCGGTGCTCCGTTGTTGGGTATCTGTGGAACCGGCATCATTTGTCATGGTGGCTCCAATGTAAAAGCACTGACCAATGCGATTGGTCAGGCTGCCGACAGTATTCAGAAAGCGGTCAATGACACGCTGGTTAAAGAGTTGCACGAGCTGAGCAGTCAGCCGGAGGTCACTGCAGTGGCGGCAGTTGCCGGAAAATGA
- a CDS encoding FxsA family protein, translated as MFIKLLILFIAIPVAEIYVLLQAGELIGLWPTIALILLTGIAGAYLSRTQGSDTVRKIQLSLERGEMPTEELLDGAMILAGGLTLLTPGFCTDLMGFCLLIPTTRRVIKRWARQWMERMATQGNIRIYRG; from the coding sequence ATGTTTATAAAGTTACTTATTTTGTTTATAGCTATCCCTGTGGCAGAAATTTACGTTCTGTTGCAAGCTGGTGAATTAATCGGCCTTTGGCCAACGATTGCCTTGATATTGCTGACCGGAATCGCCGGAGCGTATCTGTCACGAACACAGGGCAGTGACACGGTGAGAAAGATTCAGTTATCGTTAGAACGGGGTGAGATGCCGACTGAAGAGCTATTGGACGGTGCCATGATTCTTGCCGGAGGACTTACCTTGCTGACACCTGGATTTTGTACAGACTTGATGGGATTCTGTCTGTTGATTCCAACAACACGCCGTGTCATTAAACGCTGGGCACGGCAGTGGATGGAAAGGATGGCGACACAGGGGAATATTCGTATTTATCGTGGATGA
- a CDS encoding PD-(D/E)XK nuclease family protein has product MALFPIDHPIWPHLSSGHTVVTVNRRLARVLAQEYAEYCHSQNMSVWETPRISPVSAWFESAFSRLSDERDSTVLITASQAAALWEQVIEDDLHQHGIDLLQVPVTVRQVMRAHALCCDYLIDTYACDGVEQEAFYRWRKKYLQQCCQQGWVDSVLLPQKIDLAVAEGRLAVEAEQLWLGFDELPPVLQRFQQTLQRAGCVVQCLDAERLLPQTVDAFCLVDEVSELHAAAQWARRQLEQQVGIVAVVVPDLQRLHADVERIFSLELSRSLFPDRVPMQTFNISLGKPLAEQGMIAAALTLLHVQDALDFEQISFLLRCPWFRGGHSQWQQQALFEWQLRQDNVLSLSCSDLLYRLHHSPHKTSDMILFAEQLQQWLAYDDAVSPAVWLERINLLLQQVGWPGEAPLDSRGYQVFAAWQEKVLSGVGQLGLVKKMLTRSQVVSWIGRLCREILFQPKAQDQRLQIIGVLETAGLTFDALWLCGANERTFPGGLAFNPFLPVTVQKQHQMPHSDLSQEARYAKLLLERLQQAAARVVISYAQSAAELSCRVSPYLTHLSWRSYEALEPSDAFSVTLEQLNDHHTAALTEEQLQQPIAGGTALLKEQIHCPFKAFIHYRLGVRGLELPQPGLTSRRRGDLVHRVLLQVWSQLACHEALLSSDLPELRRLVAEQVTSVLDATRFTARERMVLGVETLRLQSLVMEWLAVERKRQPFAVQNAEEKQLLEVGPLRLTTIPDRVDVDERGRMIVLDYKTGQVTASDLTGDVLLEPQLPLYALYGVDGSVAAVSFALVRHGACGFKGVAMEDQLLPKVSSVEKSRTLKAGVADWDDLLENWRLQIESAADDVAAGVAAVSPVHQKVCQFCDLKGLCRIDLQGRQMSEEEDA; this is encoded by the coding sequence ATGGCCCTTTTCCCCATTGACCATCCGATTTGGCCCCATCTGTCCAGCGGACACACGGTTGTTACGGTTAACCGTCGCTTGGCGCGTGTTCTGGCTCAGGAATATGCCGAATACTGTCATTCCCAGAACATGTCGGTCTGGGAAACGCCGCGGATTTCTCCTGTCAGTGCCTGGTTTGAGTCCGCATTCTCCCGTTTAAGTGATGAGCGGGATTCAACCGTTTTGATCACTGCATCCCAGGCTGCGGCGCTCTGGGAGCAGGTTATTGAAGACGATCTTCATCAGCATGGCATCGATTTATTACAGGTGCCGGTCACAGTACGCCAAGTGATGCGCGCTCATGCCTTATGTTGCGATTATCTGATCGATACGTATGCCTGTGACGGTGTTGAACAAGAGGCTTTTTACCGGTGGCGTAAGAAATATCTTCAGCAGTGTTGCCAACAGGGCTGGGTGGACAGCGTCCTTTTGCCGCAGAAAATTGACTTGGCTGTTGCTGAGGGACGCCTGGCTGTTGAGGCCGAGCAACTGTGGTTGGGCTTCGACGAATTACCGCCGGTCTTGCAGCGCTTTCAACAGACGCTTCAACGTGCGGGTTGCGTTGTTCAGTGTCTTGATGCTGAACGGCTGTTGCCTCAGACCGTTGACGCGTTTTGTCTTGTCGATGAAGTGTCTGAGCTGCACGCGGCTGCACAATGGGCGCGCAGACAACTGGAACAACAGGTGGGGATTGTGGCTGTCGTGGTGCCCGATCTGCAACGGCTCCATGCCGATGTGGAACGTATTTTCTCTCTGGAATTATCCCGCTCGCTTTTTCCTGATCGGGTTCCGATGCAGACGTTTAATATCTCATTGGGCAAACCCTTGGCTGAGCAGGGGATGATTGCTGCCGCGCTTACATTGCTGCACGTTCAGGATGCCCTTGATTTTGAGCAAATCAGTTTTCTGTTGCGGTGTCCATGGTTTCGAGGTGGCCATTCTCAATGGCAGCAGCAGGCGCTGTTTGAGTGGCAATTACGTCAAGACAATGTCCTGAGTCTGTCCTGTTCTGATCTGCTCTATCGGCTTCACCATTCGCCGCATAAAACCTCCGACATGATTCTCTTCGCCGAACAGCTGCAACAATGGCTGGCTTATGATGATGCGGTGTCACCAGCGGTGTGGCTCGAACGGATTAATCTGTTGTTGCAACAGGTCGGTTGGCCTGGAGAGGCGCCCCTGGACAGTCGAGGCTATCAGGTGTTTGCTGCCTGGCAGGAAAAAGTCCTGTCTGGTGTTGGACAACTGGGGCTGGTGAAGAAAATGTTGACGCGTAGCCAGGTTGTTTCCTGGATCGGTCGCCTTTGTCGCGAGATTCTGTTTCAACCCAAGGCTCAGGATCAGCGTTTGCAGATCATTGGTGTACTGGAAACCGCTGGTCTGACCTTTGACGCCCTGTGGTTGTGTGGTGCCAATGAACGAACGTTTCCCGGTGGATTGGCGTTTAATCCGTTTTTACCTGTGACGGTGCAGAAACAACATCAGATGCCGCACAGTGATTTAAGCCAGGAAGCCCGCTACGCCAAGCTCTTGCTTGAACGATTGCAGCAGGCCGCAGCACGGGTGGTGATCAGCTATGCACAGAGCGCTGCGGAGCTCTCGTGTCGTGTCAGTCCTTACCTGACGCATCTTAGCTGGAGGTCTTATGAGGCCCTGGAGCCTTCTGATGCGTTCTCGGTCACACTGGAACAACTCAATGATCATCACACAGCGGCACTGACTGAGGAGCAATTGCAACAGCCGATAGCCGGTGGCACGGCCCTATTGAAAGAACAGATTCATTGTCCCTTCAAGGCGTTTATTCATTACCGGCTCGGAGTGCGTGGTCTTGAATTGCCCCAACCCGGACTGACCAGTCGTCGGCGCGGTGATCTCGTCCATCGCGTTCTTTTGCAGGTGTGGAGTCAACTTGCCTGTCATGAAGCCTTGCTGTCTAGTGATCTGCCCGAATTGCGACGGCTGGTTGCGGAGCAGGTGACATCGGTTCTGGACGCAACGCGTTTTACCGCTCGCGAACGGATGGTCCTTGGTGTTGAAACGCTGCGTTTGCAGAGTCTGGTGATGGAATGGCTGGCCGTGGAACGAAAACGCCAGCCCTTTGCGGTGCAAAACGCGGAAGAGAAACAGCTGCTTGAAGTTGGACCTCTGCGGTTGACGACAATCCCGGACCGGGTTGATGTGGATGAACGGGGCCGGATGATTGTTCTTGATTACAAAACCGGTCAGGTGACGGCGTCAGATTTGACTGGAGATGTTTTGCTGGAACCGCAATTGCCTCTTTATGCTCTGTATGGGGTTGACGGTTCTGTCGCTGCCGTCAGCTTTGCTCTGGTGCGCCATGGTGCCTGCGGATTTAAAGGGGTTGCCATGGAGGATCAGCTGCTGCCGAAAGTGTCCTCAGTTGAAAAAAGTCGTACGCTCAAAGCTGGTGTCGCCGATTGGGATGATCTGCTTGAAAACTGGCGCCTGCAGATTGAGTCTGCGGCCGACGATGTCGCCGCTGGCGTTGCCGCAGTCTCCCCGGTTCACCAAAAAGTCTGTCAATTCTGTGACCTAAAAGGGTTATGTCGTATTGACCTTCAGGGGCGTCAGATGAGCGAAGAGGAGGACGCATGA
- a CDS encoding class I SAM-dependent methyltransferase: MIEKKDFNRVAIQWDDKPRRVELAAAVAQGIRQAVPLKPTMNALDFGCGTGLVTFSLIDTLARVLAVDSAEKMLAVTLEKARQQNMQDKIDTLLSSDHFPQHLSEHFDLIYSSMVLHHVPDIEALVRDMVSHLSPDGYLALADLDLEDGSFHDEPTGVFHHGIDREWLCRCFEKAGLVDVQSATVHKIVKQREGCEDTYSVFLVSARLPKN, translated from the coding sequence ATGATAGAGAAAAAAGACTTCAATCGTGTTGCCATACAATGGGACGATAAACCGCGACGGGTCGAACTCGCAGCGGCGGTCGCTCAGGGGATACGACAAGCGGTTCCCCTGAAGCCGACGATGAACGCATTGGACTTTGGTTGTGGTACGGGGTTGGTGACGTTTAGCCTGATTGATACATTAGCTCGGGTTTTGGCCGTGGACAGTGCCGAAAAGATGTTGGCGGTCACCCTTGAAAAAGCGCGCCAACAAAACATGCAAGATAAAATCGATACCTTGTTGAGTAGCGATCACTTTCCTCAACACTTATCAGAGCATTTCGATTTGATCTACAGCTCGATGGTATTGCACCATGTTCCTGATATTGAAGCGCTTGTCCGCGATATGGTCAGCCATCTATCTCCAGACGGCTATCTCGCTCTGGCTGATCTTGACCTTGAAGACGGGAGCTTCCATGATGAACCAACTGGTGTTTTCCATCATGGTATCGACCGCGAGTGGTTATGCCGTTGTTTTGAAAAGGCAGGGCTGGTGGATGTCCAATCAGCTACCGTTCATAAAATTGTTAAACAGCGCGAGGGCTGTGAAGATACCTATAGCGTGTTCCTGGTCAGCGCTCGTCTCCCAAAAAACTGA
- a CDS encoding UvrD-helicase domain-containing protein → MSPLVLADAQSRRLAVDPTRSFLVRAPAGSGKTELLIQRILALLARVERPDAILAITFTRKAATEMRQRVVDALMLARLPLAEHAEEHQRTTHRLARAVLERNEALQWNLFDHPEQLQIQTIDSFNASLVARMPWLSRLGGLPAVSSQPNSLYRQAVRQLLSGQSGADGLNSGVRRLLHHLDNRSDRLETLLIQLLERRDQWLRHLFGDQVRPREELQQALDAVLAEQLNDAAEVIPVCCRDELMTLGRFAAGELDDDTPRPLHALREATEFPQPHLAALPVWRGVAELLLTSEGQWRKTCTKNTGFPAGKKEPYAAMKQRMLDLLSALSERDCQALAQVTTLPDGGYSEDQWQTLEALLDVLPTLVAHLWWVFRAQGEVDFTEIALKARQALVESGQPTEQLLTLDRQIDHILIDEFQDTSWLQFNLLTTLVDGWQADDGRTLFVVGDPMQSIYRFREAEVGLFLQAGEQGIGPVRLEPLQLSANFRSQQGLVEWTNQWFPSIFPFTEDAGRGAVSYSQAQPVREKLDDHAVSVFPNACNDPVAEAEQIAERITALRDHHPQQSIAILVRSRNHLNAILPLLQQRGIAYSAQEIDVLAQRPVVSDLVALLKALLHGGDDLSWMTVLRAPWCGATLEDLIHFKPDKKNTVAGMLTDERTLGQLSSCARQRIEATVAVLMEYRKQRGRVALRQLIEGCWRDLEGPGYYGDLALDDAQQFFRLLDQLDHGGDLMALEQLDDHVQHLFAASTVQPDDSVQIMTIHKAKGLEFDHVIVPGLGRKPRRSDQPLMRWLEHPLHGLLMAPITAPGDAPDPIYHLLGRLEQHKEDYEVARLLYVALTRARCRLYLFGHATLDRHGEAQPASGSLLATLWSAVSDVYQFPEKSGEESAVRPVENRRCGPPLIRRAEPLPCISPLKEDSDAGLAPWTHDQSASHIGTLVHLWLERYAAQPDMRDVFSTAEKRYPLIRRQVTQLGVVDQPGEQIICRVNQILDTMLTSDRGRWILAEHEQGRQEYALSRVIDGQLVNVIVDRTFIDGPDRWVIDYKTSVPGMMAMEDFYRHQIEQYAPQLQQYAQFITALDPDHRCRCALYFPACDGWYELDF, encoded by the coding sequence ATGAGTCCTCTTGTTCTCGCTGACGCTCAGTCACGCCGTCTGGCTGTTGATCCCACGCGGTCTTTTCTGGTCCGGGCTCCTGCCGGGTCCGGTAAGACGGAACTCTTGATTCAGCGGATTCTGGCACTTCTCGCCCGGGTGGAACGACCCGATGCGATTTTAGCGATCACGTTTACCCGCAAAGCTGCAACAGAGATGCGTCAGCGGGTCGTCGATGCATTAATGCTTGCCCGTCTGCCTTTAGCCGAACACGCTGAGGAACATCAGAGAACAACACATCGGTTGGCCCGTGCCGTCCTCGAGCGCAATGAGGCGTTGCAGTGGAATCTTTTTGACCATCCTGAACAGCTGCAGATTCAGACCATTGACAGTTTTAATGCGTCTCTGGTCGCGCGTATGCCCTGGCTCAGCCGTTTAGGTGGTCTTCCGGCCGTCAGCAGCCAGCCCAACAGCCTCTATCGTCAGGCGGTACGGCAGTTGCTTTCTGGCCAAAGTGGAGCAGACGGGCTGAATTCCGGTGTGAGACGGTTGCTCCACCATCTTGATAACCGCTCTGATCGTCTCGAAACACTTCTTATTCAGCTTTTGGAACGTCGCGATCAATGGCTACGCCACCTGTTTGGCGATCAGGTGCGTCCCCGTGAAGAATTACAGCAGGCACTTGATGCGGTTTTGGCAGAACAATTGAATGATGCCGCAGAGGTCATCCCCGTCTGCTGCCGCGATGAATTGATGACTCTGGGGCGCTTTGCGGCGGGGGAGCTGGATGATGACACGCCACGGCCACTTCATGCACTACGGGAGGCGACAGAATTTCCTCAACCTCATCTTGCTGCCTTGCCGGTGTGGAGAGGGGTCGCGGAGCTGCTGCTGACTTCAGAAGGGCAGTGGCGAAAAACCTGTACTAAAAACACCGGATTTCCAGCAGGGAAAAAAGAGCCCTATGCGGCGATGAAGCAACGGATGCTCGATCTTTTGAGCGCATTATCCGAAAGAGATTGCCAGGCTCTGGCACAAGTGACGACTTTGCCGGATGGGGGGTATTCAGAAGACCAGTGGCAAACCCTTGAAGCACTTCTCGACGTCCTGCCGACGCTGGTGGCGCATTTATGGTGGGTGTTTCGTGCGCAGGGCGAGGTTGATTTTACCGAGATTGCTCTCAAGGCACGGCAGGCTCTGGTGGAGAGTGGCCAACCGACGGAGCAGCTTCTGACCCTTGATCGGCAAATTGATCATATCCTGATTGATGAATTTCAGGATACCTCCTGGCTGCAATTTAATCTGTTGACGACGTTGGTTGATGGCTGGCAGGCCGATGATGGCCGCACCCTGTTTGTCGTCGGCGATCCCATGCAATCGATTTACCGTTTTCGTGAGGCCGAGGTCGGCCTGTTTTTGCAGGCCGGAGAGCAGGGGATCGGTCCCGTCCGTCTTGAACCGTTGCAACTCAGCGCTAATTTTCGTAGTCAACAGGGCCTTGTTGAATGGACAAATCAATGGTTTCCATCAATCTTTCCGTTTACTGAAGATGCCGGGCGTGGTGCGGTAAGCTATTCCCAGGCGCAACCGGTGCGGGAAAAACTTGATGACCATGCAGTGTCCGTATTCCCGAACGCGTGCAATGATCCGGTGGCCGAGGCAGAACAGATTGCTGAACGGATCACCGCGTTGCGTGACCACCATCCTCAGCAGAGTATCGCCATTTTGGTCCGTTCCCGTAACCATCTCAATGCCATTTTGCCGCTACTGCAGCAACGGGGGATTGCTTATTCAGCACAGGAGATTGACGTCTTGGCTCAGCGTCCTGTGGTGTCTGATCTGGTAGCGTTGCTTAAAGCTTTGCTGCATGGCGGCGATGATCTCAGTTGGATGACGGTCCTGCGCGCGCCCTGGTGTGGAGCAACCCTTGAGGATCTGATTCATTTCAAGCCGGATAAAAAAAACACTGTGGCTGGAATGCTCACTGATGAGCGTACTCTTGGGCAGCTGTCTTCGTGTGCGCGTCAGCGTATCGAGGCGACAGTTGCCGTGCTCATGGAGTATCGCAAGCAACGTGGCCGGGTTGCGTTGCGGCAACTGATCGAAGGATGTTGGCGTGACCTGGAGGGGCCGGGCTATTATGGCGACCTTGCCCTGGATGATGCCCAACAGTTCTTCCGCTTGCTTGATCAGCTTGATCATGGTGGTGACCTGATGGCTTTAGAGCAATTGGATGATCATGTTCAGCACCTGTTTGCGGCGAGTACCGTGCAACCTGACGATTCTGTGCAGATCATGACCATTCATAAAGCCAAGGGCCTGGAATTTGACCATGTGATTGTGCCGGGTTTAGGGCGTAAACCAAGGCGCTCTGATCAACCCTTGATGCGTTGGTTAGAGCATCCGTTACATGGTTTGTTGATGGCCCCCATTACCGCACCTGGAGATGCGCCTGATCCGATCTATCACCTGCTTGGACGTCTTGAACAGCATAAAGAAGACTATGAAGTCGCCCGTCTCCTCTATGTCGCTCTGACGCGCGCACGCTGTCGTTTATACCTGTTCGGACATGCCACCCTGGATCGGCATGGGGAGGCGCAACCTGCATCCGGTTCTCTGCTGGCAACGCTGTGGTCCGCAGTGTCAGACGTCTATCAGTTTCCGGAAAAGTCAGGTGAAGAGAGCGCGGTACGTCCGGTCGAAAATCGCCGCTGTGGACCGCCATTGATTCGGCGTGCCGAACCATTGCCGTGTATTTCTCCACTTAAAGAGGACTCTGATGCCGGTCTGGCTCCGTGGACGCATGATCAATCTGCCAGTCATATCGGAACCTTGGTCCATCTTTGGCTGGAGCGCTATGCCGCGCAGCCGGACATGCGCGACGTTTTCTCTACTGCCGAAAAACGTTATCCTTTGATCCGTCGGCAAGTCACTCAGCTGGGCGTGGTTGACCAACCCGGAGAGCAGATCATTTGCCGGGTCAATCAGATTCTTGATACCATGTTGACCAGTGACAGGGGCCGCTGGATTCTGGCAGAACATGAACAGGGCCGACAGGAGTATGCGCTTAGTCGTGTGATCGATGGTCAACTGGTTAACGTAATTGTTGACAGAACGTTTATTGACGGGCCGGATCGCTGGGTTATTGATTATAAAACATCTGTTCCGGGGATGATGGCGATGGAAGATTTTTATCGGCACCAGATTGAGCAGTATGCGCCACAGCTTCAACAATACGCGCAATTTATCACAGCGCTTGATCCAGATCACCGATGCCGTTGTGCCTTGTACTTTCCGGCATGCGACGGCTGGTACGAACTTGACTTTTAA
- the rpmF gene encoding 50S ribosomal protein L32, which translates to MAVPKKKTSKSRRDMRRAHDGLTAPGISVCPQCDEPKQPHRVCPSCGFYKDRNVLDSED; encoded by the coding sequence ATGGCAGTACCCAAGAAAAAGACGTCCAAATCCAGACGTGACATGCGTCGTGCACACGATGGTTTGACAGCACCTGGCATTTCCGTATGTCCTCAATGTGATGAACCCAAGCAGCCGCACCGCGTGTGCCCGAGCTGTGGTTTTTATAAAGATCGCAATGTTCTCGACTCTGAGGACTAA
- a CDS encoding DUF177 domain-containing protein: MQLHVEDIKGRSCDLNVEQSADHYPILAQLSQDEGYVFPTPVQVDVHVTLVGGVIELDGQLRVEVEIPCDRCLTVTTYRLEGSFHHSFVEELPNVTGEDGEELELTAEEMGLELFDGKTIDLDDEIQQQVVLLLPTHPLCDDSCKGLCAECGANLNEEPCQCAEKKVSMHFAALKDFKVEK; encoded by the coding sequence ATGCAATTACACGTAGAAGATATTAAGGGGCGCAGTTGCGATCTTAATGTCGAACAAAGCGCAGATCATTATCCTATTCTGGCACAGTTGAGTCAGGATGAGGGTTATGTTTTTCCCACTCCGGTACAAGTTGATGTTCATGTCACTCTCGTTGGTGGTGTCATCGAGCTGGACGGTCAGTTGCGGGTTGAGGTTGAAATTCCCTGCGATCGCTGCCTAACTGTGACGACCTATCGCCTGGAGGGGAGCTTTCACCACTCTTTTGTGGAAGAACTGCCGAATGTTACAGGGGAAGACGGTGAAGAGTTGGAGTTGACCGCAGAAGAGATGGGGCTAGAACTCTTTGACGGGAAAACTATTGACCTGGATGATGAAATCCAACAGCAGGTTGTGCTTCTGTTGCCCACACATCCGTTATGTGATGACTCCTGTAAGGGATTGTGTGCCGAATGTGGAGCCAATCTCAATGAAGAGCCTTGCCAGTGTGCTGAGAAAAAAGTCAGTATGCACTTTGCGGCTCTTAAAGATTTTAAGGTTGAAAAATAA